In Cicer arietinum cultivar CDC Frontier isolate Library 1 chromosome 7, Cicar.CDCFrontier_v2.0, whole genome shotgun sequence, a single window of DNA contains:
- the LOC101488358 gene encoding pentatricopeptide repeat-containing protein ELI1, chloroplastic has product MASASTPLIITPPPLSTAAPPSTHSSKVHTLAHLIDRSKSKNHLLQIHAILIRRGLDDHPILNFKLQRRYSTVGHLHYSVSLFNITRNPNVYTWTSIIHAHTQSNLNDKALSYYFQMLTHNVQPNAFTFSSLLNGITLQPTKAIHCHVIKFGLCSDSYVATGLVDGYARGGDVFSAEKLFDKMPERSLVSLTTMLTCYTKHGKLREARSLFDEMEVGGSDRDVVCWNVMIDGYASNGFPNESLLLFRKMLVEKVRPNEITLVAVLSSCGQLGTLDSGRWVHSYIENEKNGLGVEVRVGTALVDMYCKCASLEDARKVFEKIDGKDVVAWNSMIMGCAVNGFSEEAFELFHEMYGMRVKPSYVTFIALLTACGHSGLVKKGWEIFNLMKSEYEMEPSIEHYGCMVNLLGRAGCLQEAYDLVRSMKIDPDPVLWGTLLWACKLHNNISLGEEIAEFLMSNDLASSGTYVLLSNIYAVAGNWVGAARVRSLMKDNGIEKEPGCSIVEVNNRVHEFVAGDLRHPKSKDIYFMLEEMNGWLKGNGYSPKTDVVLLDIGEEQKELSLEVHSEKLALAFGLISTRPGTTIKIVKNLRVCLDCHTVMKMISTITGRKIVMRDQNRFHHFDTGSCSCGDFW; this is encoded by the coding sequence ATGGCCTCAGCCTCAACCCCTCTTATCATAACACCACCGCCCTTATCCACGGCGGCGCCACCATCCACACATTCATCCAAAGTACACACCCTCGCTCACTTAATCGATAGATCCAAATCCAAAAACCACCTTCTCCAAATCCACGCAATACTCATCCGCCGTGGCCTCGACGACCACCCCATCTTAAACTTCAAACTCCAACGCCGCTACTCCACCGTAGGCCACCTCCACTACTCCGTTTCCCTCTTCAATATCACCCGTAACCCAAACGTGTACACATGGACCTCCATTATCCACGCCCACACCCAATCAAATCTCAACGACAAAGCACTTTCTTACTACTTTCAAATGCTTACCCACAATGTTCAACCCAACGCATTCACCTTCTCTTCCCTTCTCAACGGTATCACGCTTCAACCCACCAAAGCCATTCATTGCCACGTCATCAAATTCGGTTTGTGTTCCGACTCTTACGTTGCAACGGGTCTCGTTGACGGTTACGCAAGAGGTGGAGATGTTTTTTCAGCTGAGAAACTGTTCGATAAAATGCCTGAAAGAAGCTTAGTTTCTTTGACGACGATGCTTACGTGTTACACGAAACACGGTAAGCTCCGTGAGGCTCGGTCGTTGTTTGATGAAATGGAAGTGGGTGGTAGCGATCGAGATGTGGTTTGTTGGAACGTGATGATTGATGGGTATGCTTCAAATGGGTTTCCGAATGAAAGCTTGTTGCTTTTTAGAAAAATGCTTGTTGAAAAAGTTAGGCCTAATGAGATTACTTTGGTGGCTGTTCTTTCTTCTTGTGGTCAGCTTGGTACTTTGGACAGTGGTAGATGGGTTCATTCTTACATTGAGAATGAGAAAAATGGTTTGGGGGTTGAAGTTCGTGTTGGTACTgctttggttgatatgtatTGCAAATGTGCGAGCTTGGAGGATGCTAGAAaggtttttgaaaaaattgatggTAAAGATGTTGTGGCTTGGAACTCTATGATAATGGGTTGTGCTGTTAATGGGTTTAGTGAAGAAGCTTTTGAGTTGTTTCATGAGATGTATGGTATGAGAGTTAAACCAAGTTATGTTACTTTTATTGCACTTTTGACTGCTTGTGGACATTCTGGTTTGGTTAAAAAAGGTTGGGAGATTTTCAATTTGATGAAGAGTGAGTATGAGATGGAACCAAGTATTGAGCATTATGGGTGTATGGTTAATCTTCTTGGTCGAGCGGGTTGTTTGCAAGAAGCTTATGATCTTGTGAGGAGTATGAAGATTGATCCTGATCCTGTGCTTTGGGGAACTCTACTTTGGGCTTGTAAACTACATAACAATATTTCTTTGGGAGAGGAGATAGCAGAGTTTCTTATGAGCAATGATTTAGCTAGTTCTGGGACTTATGTTCTTCTATCGAACATATATGCTGTTGCTGGCAACTGGGTTGGTGCAGCTAGGGTGAGATCGTTGATGAAAGACAACGGAATTGAAAAGGAACCTGGTTGTAGTATAGTTGAAGTTAACAACAGGGTACATGAGTTTGTTGCTGGTGATTTAAGACATCCTAAGAGcaaagatatatattttatgttggAGGAGATGAATGGTTGGCTTAAGGGAAATGGTTATAGTCCAAAGACAGATGTTGTTTTACTTGACATAGGGGAGGAACAGAAGGAGTTATCCTTGGAAGTTCACAGTGAGAAACTTGCATTGGCATTTGGGCTTATTAGTACACGTCCAGGAACTACAATCAAGATTGTAAAAAACCTTCGTGTTTGTTTGGATTGTCACACTGTGATGAAGATGATATCTACGATCACTGGTCGTAAAATTGTAATGAGGGACCAGAACCGGTTCCACCATTTCGACACTGGTTCATGTTCATGTGGAGATTTTTGGTAA